The proteins below are encoded in one region of Populus alba chromosome 2, ASM523922v2, whole genome shotgun sequence:
- the LOC118046916 gene encoding FKBP12-interacting protein of 37 kDa isoform X2 — MASHNHLDVDDDDFGGDFPGSHNSRRNKRSFGDLEDDEDDIFSSKKGNSKVEETAMILSLRESLETCKSSLATCQTELEAAKSEIQKWRSAFENESSIPAGASLEPKLVISYLQTLKSSEELLREQLEKAKKKEAAFIVTFAKREQEIAELKSAVRDLKAQLKPPSMQARRLLLDPAIHEEFTRLKNLVEEKDKKVKELQDNIAAMNFTPQSKMGKMLMAKCRTLQEENEEIGNQAAEGKIHELAMKLALQKSQNAELRSQFEGLYEHMEGLTNDVEKSNETVLLLQEKLEEKDQELKKLKLQLQQKTLVEEKTDPCPNKTVSADELKKEAEVN; from the exons ATGGCATCGCACAACCATCTCGACGTCGAT GATGATGATTTTGGCGGTGATTTTCCAGGGAGCCACAATAGCAGAC gcAACAAGAGAAGCTTTGGAGATCTCGAGGATGACGAAGATGATATTTTTAGCTCCAAAAAG GGTAATTCCAAGGTAGAAGAAACTGCAATGATTTTGTCGCTTCGTGAGAG TCTTGAGACTTGTAAAAGTTCACTCGCAACATGCCAG ACGGAGCTTGAAGCTGCAAAATCTGAAATTCAGAAGTGGCGTTCTGCATTTGAGAATGAGTCCTCCATACCTGCTGGGGCATCTCTTG AACCTAAACTAGTGATCAGCTATCTTCAGACCCTGAAATCTTCTGAGGAGTTATTGAGAGAGCAG TTAGAAAAGGCTAAGAAGAAGGAAGCTGCCTTTATTGTAACTTTTGCAAAACGGGAGCAGGAGATAGCAGAGCTAAAG TCTGCAGTCCGGGATCTGAAAGCTCAACTCAAGCCACCATCAATGCAG GCAAGGAGGTTACTACTGGATCCAGCAATTCATGAGGAATTTACACGTTTGAAG AATTTGGTTGAGGAGAAGGACAAGAAGGTGAAGGAATTGCAGGATAATATTGCTGCTATGAATTTTACTCCACAAAGCAAGATGGGGAAGATGCTGATGGCAAAGTGTAGGACACTGCAAGAGGAAAATGAGGAGATTGGGAATCAAGCTGCAGAAGGAAAG ATACATGAATTAGCAATGAAACTTGCTTTGCAGAAATCACAGAATGCAGAACTTAGAAGTCAATTTGAAg GACTGTACGAACACATGGAGGGCCTGACAAATGATGTAGAGAAATCAAATGAAACG GTACTTCTGTTGCAAGAAAAGCTAGAGGAGAAGGATCAGGAGCTTAAAAAGCTGAAGCTTCAACTACAGCAGAAGACATTAGTGGAGGAAAAAACTGATCCGTGTCCAAATAAAACAGTCAGCGCTGATGAACTTAAGAAGGAAGCTGAGGTCAACTAG
- the LOC118046916 gene encoding FKBP12-interacting protein of 37 kDa isoform X1 has translation MASHNHLDVDDDDFGGDFPGSHNSRRSGNKRSFGDLEDDEDDIFSSKKGNSKVEETAMILSLRESLETCKSSLATCQTELEAAKSEIQKWRSAFENESSIPAGASLEPKLVISYLQTLKSSEELLREQLEKAKKKEAAFIVTFAKREQEIAELKSAVRDLKAQLKPPSMQARRLLLDPAIHEEFTRLKNLVEEKDKKVKELQDNIAAMNFTPQSKMGKMLMAKCRTLQEENEEIGNQAAEGKIHELAMKLALQKSQNAELRSQFEGLYEHMEGLTNDVEKSNETVLLLQEKLEEKDQELKKLKLQLQQKTLVEEKTDPCPNKTVSADELKKEAEVN, from the exons ATGGCATCGCACAACCATCTCGACGTCGAT GATGATGATTTTGGCGGTGATTTTCCAGGGAGCCACAATAGCAGACGTTCTG gcAACAAGAGAAGCTTTGGAGATCTCGAGGATGACGAAGATGATATTTTTAGCTCCAAAAAG GGTAATTCCAAGGTAGAAGAAACTGCAATGATTTTGTCGCTTCGTGAGAG TCTTGAGACTTGTAAAAGTTCACTCGCAACATGCCAG ACGGAGCTTGAAGCTGCAAAATCTGAAATTCAGAAGTGGCGTTCTGCATTTGAGAATGAGTCCTCCATACCTGCTGGGGCATCTCTTG AACCTAAACTAGTGATCAGCTATCTTCAGACCCTGAAATCTTCTGAGGAGTTATTGAGAGAGCAG TTAGAAAAGGCTAAGAAGAAGGAAGCTGCCTTTATTGTAACTTTTGCAAAACGGGAGCAGGAGATAGCAGAGCTAAAG TCTGCAGTCCGGGATCTGAAAGCTCAACTCAAGCCACCATCAATGCAG GCAAGGAGGTTACTACTGGATCCAGCAATTCATGAGGAATTTACACGTTTGAAG AATTTGGTTGAGGAGAAGGACAAGAAGGTGAAGGAATTGCAGGATAATATTGCTGCTATGAATTTTACTCCACAAAGCAAGATGGGGAAGATGCTGATGGCAAAGTGTAGGACACTGCAAGAGGAAAATGAGGAGATTGGGAATCAAGCTGCAGAAGGAAAG ATACATGAATTAGCAATGAAACTTGCTTTGCAGAAATCACAGAATGCAGAACTTAGAAGTCAATTTGAAg GACTGTACGAACACATGGAGGGCCTGACAAATGATGTAGAGAAATCAAATGAAACG GTACTTCTGTTGCAAGAAAAGCTAGAGGAGAAGGATCAGGAGCTTAAAAAGCTGAAGCTTCAACTACAGCAGAAGACATTAGTGGAGGAAAAAACTGATCCGTGTCCAAATAAAACAGTCAGCGCTGATGAACTTAAGAAGGAAGCTGAGGTCAACTAG